The following DNA comes from Noviherbaspirillum sp. L7-7A.
GCCCGTATCGGCGTCGGGCTGGGTGCGGTGGTGCTGGGCTACACCGGCTATCTCCATGCGCTGGACTATGCCCGCAACCGTCCCCAGGGCCGGCATCCGATGAACAAGGATCCCGCCAAGCCGCAGCTGAAGATCATCGAGCACACCGATGTCAAGCGCATGCTGCTGGCGCAGAAAGCCTATGTGGAAGGCGGCATGGCGCTGGCCCTCTACTGCTCGCTGCTGGTTGACGAGCAACGCACCGGCGAGAGCCCGGAAGCGGTGCGCGAGGCTTCGCTGCTGCTGGACATGCTGACGCCCATCGTCAAGTCCTGGCCGTCGCAGTGGTGCCTGGAAGCCAACAACCTGGCGATCCAGGTGCATGGCGGCTATGGCTATACCCGCGAATACAACGTCGAGCAGTTCTACCGCGACAACCGGCTCAATCCCATCCATGAAGGCACCCACGGCATCCAGGGCCTGGACCTGCTGGGCCGCAAGGTCGTGATGCAGGAAGGCGCGGCGTTCAAAGCCTATGCCAGCGCGGTGCAGAAAACTATCGACCGCGCGCTCGCTGTCCAGGAACTGGCGGCCGATGCCCATGCGCTGGGCGCGGCGCTGCAGCGCATCGACGCGGTGACCCGTGTGCTGTATGCCGCCGGCGACATGAACAAGACCCTGGCCAATGCCTCGCTGTACCTGGAAGCCTTTGGCCATACGGTGCTGGCGTGGATCTGGCTGGAGCAGGCGCTGGTGGCGGTTGGCAAGGACGGCCATGATGCCGACTTCTACCGCGGCAAGATGCAGGCCTGCGCGTACTTCTTCAAGTGGGAACTGCCCAAGGTGCACCAGCAGCTGGACCTGCTGGAAACCATCGACACGACCACGCTGGACATGCAGGACGACTGGTTCTGACAAGGCCGGGGCGCTGCGGATAGCTGCGGCGCCCGTGTTCAAACGTAAAGCAATCTGGAGCACCGATGCTCAAGCACATCGTCATGTGGAAGTTGAAGGACCAGGCCGAGGGTGCGGACCGCCCGGCCAATGCGAAGAAGATGAAGGAATTGCTCGACGCCTGCGCCGGCATCGTGCCCGGCATGCTGAAGTTCGAGGTGGCGCTGGCCCAGCCGGACCTGGAAGCGACCTATGACGTGGTGCTCTATTCGGAATTCGCCGACCGTGCTGCGCTCGACGCCTACCAGGAGCATCCCCGGCACGTTGCGCTCAAGCCCTTCATCGGCGCGGTGCGCGAGGCGCGCCAGTGCATGGATTATGAAATTTAGGCCCCCAGCATCGACGTAGGGTGCAATATCCCGGAAGGGGCATTGCACGCTGGCCGGGAAGGGGGGTCTTTCAAAGTCCTCCCGATTTGCGACCATGGTGGAATGCCCCTTCGGGGTATTCCACCCTACGCCAGCCGTATATGAAATTGGAAGCGACGCCGCATCCCTGCCATTCACAAACATGCGACTCGACGAGTCACAAGGAGACACCATGAGAACCACACAACAGTTATTCGACCTCAAGGGCAAGACCGCCCTGATCACCGGCGGATCGCGCGGCCTTGGGCTGCAGATCGCCGAAGCGCTCGGCGAGCAGGGCGCGACCCTGGTGCTGTCCTCGCGCAAGCAAAGCGACCTCGACGAGGCGGTAGCGCACCTGAAGTCGCGCGGCATCGAAGCCAGCGCCATCGCCGCCGACCTGTCGCGCGAGGAGGCGGTCGGCCCGCTGGTCGCCGAGGCGATGAAGCGCCTGGGCCACATCGACATCCTGGTCAACAATGCGGGCGCCACCTGGGGTGCGCCGGCCCAGGACTATCCGACCGAAGCCTGGGACAAGGTGATGAACCTGAACATCCGCAGCATCTTCCTGCTCTCGCGGGAAGTGGGCAAGCAGTCGATGATCCCGCGCAACTACGGCCGCATCATCAACGTCGCGTCGATCGCCGGCCTGTCCGGCAACGGCCCGGACTCGATGCAGACCATCGCCTACAACACCTCCAAGGGCGCGGTGGTGAACTTCACCCGCACGCTCGCCGGCGAATGGGGCCGCCACAACATCACCGTCAATGCGCTGGCGCCGGGCTTCTTCCCTTCCAAGATGACCAGGGGCATCCTGGAGCAGCGCGGCGAGGAGAACCTGGCCAGGCGCGCGCCGCTGCAGCGCATCGGCGACGATGAAGACCTGAAGGGCGCGGCGCTGCTGTTCGCCTCCGACGCCGGCAAGCACATCACCGGCCAGATCCTTGCCGTTGACGGCGGCGTGTCATCGGTGCACTGATGACGGCATTCACCCCGAAACAGCAGCCGTTTCCGGCGGAGATCCCGTTCCTGCACGACCTCGGCGTCGAATTCCACGGCATGGCCGACGGCCGTGCCGAGATCGCGCTGACCCTGCAGCCGCGCCACATGAACAGCTGGCATGTGACCCATGGCGGCGTGGTGATGACGCTGCTGGACGTGGTGATGTCCATGGCCGGCCGCTCGCTCGACCCCGATGCCCGCGGCGGCGTCACCATCGAAATGAAGACCAGTTTCATGGAGCCGGGCGGCCGGGCCGGCGGACGCATCGTCGCCAGGGGTCATGCCTTCCATCGTTCCCGCACCATGTGCTTTTGCGAAGGCGAGCTGTGGGATGGCGAACGGCTGGTGGCCAAGTCCATGGGCACATTCAAGTATCTCAAGCGCCCCGACGCCGGCCCGCGCATGGAGCACGGCTGAATCGATCAGGCGCAATTTTCTTTCGCAGTCCCATTACAAGGCGGAGTACTCATGAGCACCTATCAGCAGATCGTCCTGGCATCCCGTCCACAGGGGCACGTCAGCCCCGACAACTTCCGGCTGGAGCAGGCGCCGGTGCCATCCATCACCGATGGCCAGGTGCTGATCCGCAACCACTATCTGTCGCTCGACCCCTACATGCGCATGCGCATGGAAGACGTGAAGAGCTATGCCGCGCCGCAGGCGATCGGCGCGGTGATGGTCGGCGGCACCGTCGGCGAGGTGGTCGAGTCCAGGAATCCGAAGTTCGCGGTGGGCGACAAGGTGGTCGGCATGCTCGGCTGGTCCGAGATGGGCGTGTCCGACGGCACCGGCCTGCGCAGGGTCAAGGACGGCCCGGTGCCGCTGTCGGCCTATCTCGGCTCGGTCGGCATGCCCGGCATGACCGCCTGGTATGGCCTGACGCAGATCATGCAGCCCAAGGCTGGCGAGACCATCGTGGTGTCGGCCGCCAGCGGCGCGGTCGGCAGCGTGGTCGGCCAGCTGGCCAAGCTGCGCGGCTGCCGTGCCGTCGGCATCGCCGGCGGTCCGGAGAAGTGCGCCTATGTCATCAACGAGCTGGGCTTCGATGCATGCATCGACTACAAGGCCGGCAATCTTGCACAAGACCTGAAGGCGGCCACGCCGGACGGCATCGATGCCATTTTCGAGAACGTCGGCGGCGAGATCTTCGACGCCTGCATCGCCCGCATGAATCCCTTCGGCCGCATTGCGCTGTGCGGCCTGATCGCCGGCTATGACGGCGAGCCCATGGTGCTGAACAACCTGCGCACCTTCCTGACGATGCGGCTGTCGATGCGCGGCTTCATCGTGTCCGAGCATCCTGAGTTCTGGCCGCAGGGCCTGCAGGAGCTGGCTGAGCTCGTGGGCGGCGGCAAGCTGAAGTTCCGCGAGTCGGTGGCCGAAGGGCTGGCCGCTGCGCCGGAGGCATTCATCGGCCTGCTCAAGGGCAGGAATTTCGGCAAGCAGCTGGTCAAGCTATCCTGACCGGGCGCGCCATGACTGACATCATCCTGCACCACTATCCGACATCGCCCTTTGCGGAAAAGGTCAGGCGTGTGCTGGCCTGGAAGAAGCTGCCGTGGAAGTCGGTGATCATCCCGATCATGATGCCCAAGCCGGACCTGCTGCCGCTGACCGGCGGCTACCGCCGCACGCCGGTGATGCAGGTCGGCGCCGACGTCTATTGCGACACCGCGCTGATCTGTGCCGTGCTGGAGCGTATCGCGCCATCGCCCAGCCTGTATCCGGCCCCGGTGGCCGGGCAGGCCAGGCTGCTGGCGCAGTGGGCCGACAGCACCCTGTTCTGGACTGTGATTCCCCATGTGTTCCAGCCGGCGGGCGTGCAAAGCGTGTTAGGCCACCTGACACCGGAGCAGATGCAGGCATTCAGCGCCGACCGTGCCGCGATGCGCGGCAATGCGCCACGCATGCATCCCGGCGATGCGGCGGCGGCGCTGCAGCAGTATCTGCGCTGGCTGGAGGACATGCTAGCGCACGGCCAGCCGTGGCTGCTCGGCGAAGAGGCGAGCATTGCCGACTTCTCGGCCTATCACTGCCTATGGTTCCTGCGCAATGCGACGGCAGTGGCCGGCATCCTCGACCAGTTTGCAGGGTTGCGGAAGTGGATGAACTCCATCGATGCCTTGCCGCTGGCCGCGCCTGAAAAGCTCGGCGCGGAAGGTGCCTTGCAAATCGCGAACACATCTACGCCGGCAACGCCTGGCGCCGCCTTCGTCGACACCCATGGCATTGCGCCGGGCACGCTGGTGACGGTAACGCCGGCCGATTATGCGCAGGACCCGGTGGCCGGCGAACTGGTCGCCGCCACCGACAGCGAATATGCGGTGCGGCGCAAGGACGACCGGGCCGGGGAAGTGGTCGTGCATTTCCCGCGCATCGGCTACCAGCTGCGGCGGGCCCAGTAGAACGGTACGGCCATCCACGGCCGTCTGAACAATGCGGCGCCGACCCGGGCGCACAACCAAAGGAGACAAGATGCATACATTCGAGAACAAGGTCGCCGTCATCACCGGCGCAGCAAGCGGCTTCGGCCGGGAATTCGCCAACATCGGCGCGCGGCTGGGCATGAAGCTGGTGCTGGCCGACGTACAGCAGGACGCGCTTGAAGCCACCCGCGTCGAACTGGCCCAGCAGGGCGCGCAGGTGACCGCATTGCGCTGCGACGTGCGCCACGCAGCGGAAGTGCAGGCACTGGCCGATGAGGCAATGCGCGCCTTCGGCGCGGTGCATCTGCTGTTCAACAACGCCGGCGTCGGCGCCGGCGGCCTGGTCTGGGAAAACACGCAGGCTGACTGGGAATGGGTGCTGGGCGTGAACCTGTGGGGCGTGATCCATGGCGTGCGCATCTTCACGCCGCTGATGCTGGAATGCGCCAGGAAAGATTCGAGCTACCAGGGGCACATCGTCAACACCGCATCGATGGCCGGCCTGCTCAATGCGCCGACCATGGGCATCTACAACGTCTCCAAGCATGCCGTGGTGTCGCTGTCGGAGTCGCTGTACCAGGACCTGAAGCTGGTCGACGCGCCGATCGGCGCATCGGTGCTGTGCCCTTACTTCGTGCCGACCGGCATATCGGCTTCGCATCGCAACCGCCCGGACGACCTGAAGCAGGACACGCCGCCCACCGCCAGCCAGCGCGCCGCGCAGGCCATGTCGGACAAGGCGGTCGGCTCCGGCAAGGTGTCGGCGGTGCAGGTGGCGGAATGGACCTTCGATGCCATCCGCGATGACCGCTTCTACATCTATTCCCATCCCGGCGCATTGGGCAATGTGCAGCAGCGCATGGAGGAAATCATCCAGCAGAATAATCCCGGCGATCCCTATGCGGCCGCGCCGCACATCCGCGAGATGCTGCGCGAGAAGCTCAAGGGCTGAAACAGTTCCTCAGCTGTTCTGCCGTTCCGTCGTTCCGTCGTTCTGCCATTCATTACACCAGGAGCCGCCATGTCCGCCGCGATCAAGACCGAGCAATTCGCCAGCCTGTCCAATGGCACCCGCCTGCATTACGCCAGCGCCGGCGAACCCGGCCGGCCTCTGCTGCTGTTCGTCCATGGCTTTCCGGAGTTCTGGTACGAGTGGCATGAGCAGCTGGCCGAATTCGGCCAGCAGTACTACGCCGTCGCACCGGACCTGCGTGGCTTCAATTTGTCGGACATGCCGTCCGACCCGGCCCAGTACAAGGCCAGGCTCATCATCGATGACCTGCGCCTGTTGATCGGCGCGCTCGGCTACGACCGCTGCATCATGGTGGCCCATGACTGGGGCGGTGCGATTGCCTGGAGTTTCGCGCTGGCCCAGCCGGAGTTGCTCGAAAAGCTGGTGATCATCAACGCGCCGCATCCCTACCTGTTCATGAAGGCACTGGCAAACGACCCGGCGCAGCAGGCCGCCAGCGCCTACATGAACTGGCTGCGCGCCGAAGGTTCGGAGAAGGCGCTGGCGCAAAACGACTTTGCCATGATGGAAGGCTTCCTGACCGGCATGGGAAAGTCGCCGGCGCCCTGGTTCTCGGGCGAGACCAGGGCCCGGTATCACGCCTGCTGGTCGCGCGGCCTGACCGGCGGTGTCAATTACTACCGCGCCTCGCCGCTGCATCCACCCACCGAAGCCAATGCGGGCCCGGCCCGGCTGGAGTCGCAGATGAAGCCGGAGGATTTCACTATAAGAGTGCCGACCAGGGTGATCTGGGGCGAAAGCGACATGGCGCTCCCCAAGAGCCTGCTGGATGGGCTGGAGCATGTGGTGCAGCACCTGGACCTGGTTCGCATCCCCGAAGGCAGCCACTGGGTAGTGCACGAGCAGCCGGCGCGCATCAATCAGTTGATCCGCGAATTCATCGAGCGCTGAGACCGGCTGCACGGCCGCGCCCGGGTGGCGACGGCCGCATCGGCATGTACGCGACAGTTACAGCAAGAACGTGACCGGCGCCCGCATTGCCGGTGTACCATACCGGTTTTTTCCGCACATGACGCCTGATGAGTTCGTCCCGCCCGCCGCTCCGGCTCCGCTTTCTTGTTCCGCCCATGCTGGCCTTGACGCTAGGCGTGGGCGCGGCACAGGCAGACGACGCCGCCGACATTGCGCGCCTTGCCCGCAGCGGGCAGGGTGAGGAAGCCCTCAGGCGCATTGATGCGCTGCTTGCAAGGCAGCCGGCCGACGCCCAGATACGCTTCATGAAGGGCGTAATGCTGTCCGATACGAGGCCGGCGGAAGCCATTGCCATCTTCGTCAAGCTGACCCAGGACTATCCCAAGCTGCCCGAGCCCTACAACAATCTGGCGGTGCTGTATGCGGCGGCCGGCCAGTATGACAAGGCCAGGGCGGCGCTCGACAAGGCGCTGCGTACGCATCCGGCTTATGCCACCGCATTTGACAATCTTGGTGACGTGCATGCACGCCTGGCCAGCCAGGCTTATGACAAGGCGTTGCAGATCCATTCCGCCAAGCCGGCGCCGGCGCAGCTTGCGCTGATGCGGACCCTGACCATGCCGGGCACTCAGTCAGCGTCGCTGGCGGTGGGACCGCTTGCGCCAGTTGCGCCGGCGCCGGTTATTGCCACACCGGCCGCACCGCAGCCTCCTGCGCCACCGGCGCCCGTGGCAGTCGCGCCAAGCAAGCCTGCACCGCCCGCCGCCGCGATCATTGCCACCGCGCCGGTGGAAGCAAAACCTGTGGCGCCTGCCGTGCCGCCTGCCAAAGCCGAGTCCAGGCCGCTGGCGGCGCCGCCGCGCGAGGCAGTGCCGCCCCGGCCGGAGCCGGCGCGGGCCGACGCAGGCAAGCGCCCCGAGCCGCCGGTACGCATGGTCAAGGCCGACAAGGCCGACCGGCCCGATCCCAAGGCGCGGGCGGCGCAGGAAGCCGCCGCCGAAAGGGAAGCCGTGCTGAACGCGGTGCAGAGCTGGGCCAGGGCCTGGAGCGCCCGCGACGTACAGGCATATCTTGCCCATTACGCCCCCGACTTCGATCCCGCCGGCGGCATCAGCCGCAAGGCATGGATGGAAGAGCGCCAGCAGCGCATCGCCGGCAAGGGACGCATCAGGGTCGATA
Coding sequences within:
- a CDS encoding NADP-dependent oxidoreductase, whose protein sequence is MSTYQQIVLASRPQGHVSPDNFRLEQAPVPSITDGQVLIRNHYLSLDPYMRMRMEDVKSYAAPQAIGAVMVGGTVGEVVESRNPKFAVGDKVVGMLGWSEMGVSDGTGLRRVKDGPVPLSAYLGSVGMPGMTAWYGLTQIMQPKAGETIVVSAASGAVGSVVGQLAKLRGCRAVGIAGGPEKCAYVINELGFDACIDYKAGNLAQDLKAATPDGIDAIFENVGGEIFDACIARMNPFGRIALCGLIAGYDGEPMVLNNLRTFLTMRLSMRGFIVSEHPEFWPQGLQELAELVGGGKLKFRESVAEGLAAAPEAFIGLLKGRNFGKQLVKLS
- a CDS encoding Dabb family protein; translated protein: MLKHIVMWKLKDQAEGADRPANAKKMKELLDACAGIVPGMLKFEVALAQPDLEATYDVVLYSEFADRAALDAYQEHPRHVALKPFIGAVREARQCMDYEI
- a CDS encoding tetratricopeptide repeat protein encodes the protein MSSSRPPLRLRFLVPPMLALTLGVGAAQADDAADIARLARSGQGEEALRRIDALLARQPADAQIRFMKGVMLSDTRPAEAIAIFVKLTQDYPKLPEPYNNLAVLYAAAGQYDKARAALDKALRTHPAYATAFDNLGDVHARLASQAYDKALQIHSAKPAPAQLALMRTLTMPGTQSASLAVGPLAPVAPAPVIATPAAPQPPAPPAPVAVAPSKPAPPAAAIIATAPVEAKPVAPAVPPAKAESRPLAAPPREAVPPRPEPARADAGKRPEPPVRMVKADKADRPDPKARAAQEAAAEREAVLNAVQSWARAWSARDVQAYLAHYAPDFDPAGGISRKAWMEERQQRIAGKGRIRVDIDKPQVTTEGNSAIVHFRQSYVSDRLSATSRKTLELERQRGKWLITQERTGS
- a CDS encoding SDR family oxidoreductase, with the translated sequence MRTTQQLFDLKGKTALITGGSRGLGLQIAEALGEQGATLVLSSRKQSDLDEAVAHLKSRGIEASAIAADLSREEAVGPLVAEAMKRLGHIDILVNNAGATWGAPAQDYPTEAWDKVMNLNIRSIFLLSREVGKQSMIPRNYGRIINVASIAGLSGNGPDSMQTIAYNTSKGAVVNFTRTLAGEWGRHNITVNALAPGFFPSKMTRGILEQRGEENLARRAPLQRIGDDEDLKGAALLFASDAGKHITGQILAVDGGVSSVH
- a CDS encoding alpha/beta hydrolase gives rise to the protein MSAAIKTEQFASLSNGTRLHYASAGEPGRPLLLFVHGFPEFWYEWHEQLAEFGQQYYAVAPDLRGFNLSDMPSDPAQYKARLIIDDLRLLIGALGYDRCIMVAHDWGGAIAWSFALAQPELLEKLVIINAPHPYLFMKALANDPAQQAASAYMNWLRAEGSEKALAQNDFAMMEGFLTGMGKSPAPWFSGETRARYHACWSRGLTGGVNYYRASPLHPPTEANAGPARLESQMKPEDFTIRVPTRVIWGESDMALPKSLLDGLEHVVQHLDLVRIPEGSHWVVHEQPARINQLIREFIER
- a CDS encoding glutathione S-transferase family protein, producing the protein MTDIILHHYPTSPFAEKVRRVLAWKKLPWKSVIIPIMMPKPDLLPLTGGYRRTPVMQVGADVYCDTALICAVLERIAPSPSLYPAPVAGQARLLAQWADSTLFWTVIPHVFQPAGVQSVLGHLTPEQMQAFSADRAAMRGNAPRMHPGDAAAALQQYLRWLEDMLAHGQPWLLGEEASIADFSAYHCLWFLRNATAVAGILDQFAGLRKWMNSIDALPLAAPEKLGAEGALQIANTSTPATPGAAFVDTHGIAPGTLVTVTPADYAQDPVAGELVAATDSEYAVRRKDDRAGEVVVHFPRIGYQLRRAQ
- a CDS encoding PaaI family thioesterase; amino-acid sequence: MTAFTPKQQPFPAEIPFLHDLGVEFHGMADGRAEIALTLQPRHMNSWHVTHGGVVMTLLDVVMSMAGRSLDPDARGGVTIEMKTSFMEPGGRAGGRIVARGHAFHRSRTMCFCEGELWDGERLVAKSMGTFKYLKRPDAGPRMEHG
- a CDS encoding SDR family oxidoreductase — protein: MHTFENKVAVITGAASGFGREFANIGARLGMKLVLADVQQDALEATRVELAQQGAQVTALRCDVRHAAEVQALADEAMRAFGAVHLLFNNAGVGAGGLVWENTQADWEWVLGVNLWGVIHGVRIFTPLMLECARKDSSYQGHIVNTASMAGLLNAPTMGIYNVSKHAVVSLSESLYQDLKLVDAPIGASVLCPYFVPTGISASHRNRPDDLKQDTPPTASQRAAQAMSDKAVGSGKVSAVQVAEWTFDAIRDDRFYIYSHPGALGNVQQRMEEIIQQNNPGDPYAAAPHIREMLREKLKG